The following coding sequences lie in one Vanessa atalanta chromosome 1, ilVanAtal1.2, whole genome shotgun sequence genomic window:
- the LOC125066982 gene encoding alkaline ceramidase, whose translation MWSHLERGSSPVDWCESNYSISPVIAEFVNTISNVLFFLFPPVLIHLFQEYAKFFNPAINVLWVLLMVVGLSSAYFHATLSLVGQLLDELAILWVFMAAFAMFLPKRYFPKFLGGNRRVLAFYSSVISVVSTGLLVMHPKANAFALMTLALPAIGFLCKELNRVKCARVYRLGLRCVAVCFLAIFSWIIDRMFCDTWLSIDFPYMHGVWHILIFIASYTALVLFAYFNVSEERPEQKPQLKYWPSNNFELGVPYITIKHPCKKDTHLAI comes from the exons atgtggtcACATTTAGAACGTGGCAGTTCCCCAGTGGACTGGTGTGAATCGAATTATTCTATATCACCAGTTATAGCCGAATTTGTCAACACC attagCAATGTATTGTTTTTCTTATTCCCACCAGTACTCATTCATTTATTCCAAGAATATGCCAAATTCTTTAACCCAGCCATAAATGTTCTGTGGGTTCTTTTAATGGTCGTAGGACTGAGTTCAGCTTATTTCCATGCAACACTGAGTTTAGTGG gcCAATTACTTGATGAGCTTGCTATTTTATGGGTATTCATGGCTGCCTTTGCAATGTTTTTACCTAAAAGATATTTCCCTAAATTCTTAGGAGGAAACAG GAGGGTGTTAGCATTCTATTCGAGTGTGATTTCTGTGGTGTCGACCGGACTTCTAGTGATGCACCCGAAAGCGAATGCATTTGCTCTCATGACGCTTGCTTTACCGGCAATCGGATTCTTGTGTAAAGAATTAAACAG AGTAAAGTGTGCACGCGTTTATCGTTTGGGCTTGCGATGTGTGGCGGTCTGTTTCTTAGCAATATTCTCTTGGATAATAGACCGTATGTTCTGCGATACATGGCTCTCCATAGATTTCCCATACATGCACGGTGTGTGGCATATTCTTATATTCATAGCTAGTTACACTGCTCTCGTTCTCTTCGCATACTTCAACGTGTCTGAGGAGCGACCTGAACAGAAACCTCAATTGAAATATTGGCCCAGTAACAATTTCGAACTTGGCGTTccgtatataactataaaacatCCGTGCAAGAAAGATACACATTTAGCCATTTAA
- the LOC125064056 gene encoding superoxide-generating NADPH oxidase heavy chain subunit C-like, with the protein MNNFDCLNTVDGEILKGINIRQKKNILRPISNNYNDIDVGEPSCSNTSRWHNLESNHKRDFSTGFGFTSNYKGTVYRKHNIRDHTVIRKTRKKILSQRTKIRCPMRIMQLSVPTKRYCLETWRSNRDILPDFMVTIWITSILEESAYKILMEEFQELKEVEGPVWDLIDQLIDNVVVVCEPMTVVSSSISQLSLSSISKSVSTEKQSLIINTQSKSNKNGIGANTVDNKYENESIIDYILDNIAYNVEALGTDKEDSVNKNKKDATLHTSNDIIENNYENVTDSNVPLEENKTSHHHFNRSDVDVVQKLDVNEIDSQINNTNNIDNDSKNLDDSDITKQINIMATSDEGSIGIIKTSTEVENNLNGADNNISRNGSQEEMQTTPDDSIKKVKFSNLNIGVNSRKTGISDDSNSIYVREGHYHMPINLSEDGSIKPELHLAPPNDNLLSDADESWPENLQFPVLKATVSVSKSIMSLGNILENEEKELTTDEKDNISNEDRKISLTHTIQADKNEEIEEDDGNIVITETEKYTRENYTNTKNKHYKQNNFAVTTPYHVDVVQEQIAKIDTFEKENIAVKLIIERMPVIDIYPKENFHYNRLTHEKSIQTEQEVINNIFKQIASTVDILPSYKIFKESKAICSCGTFIKGYDIKESEIRKWCHGLENVMQNLELWIEWVEITCNYIISFNHKVYKADKRKEDNKYMWTKLIINIDLDSKTWRKISKRLRRGITNYKSFYVKPRTQRTKSCNYHQLLQISQLCQKGRTCICKRGLHDL; encoded by the exons atgaataattttgacTGTTTGAACACTGTTGATGGAGAAATACTAAAAGGAATAaatataagacaaaaaaaaaatattttgcgtcCAATATCCAATAACTACAATGATATTGATGTTGGTGAGCCATCATGCTCGAATACAAGTCGTTGGCACAATCTCGAAAg TAATCATAAAAGGGACTTTAGTACAGGATTTGGATTTACTAGCAATTACAAAGGCACTGTATACAGGAAACATAACATACGAGACCATACCGTTATAAGGAAAACAAGAAAGAAAATCCTATCCCAACGCACTAAAATAAGATGTCCCATGAGAATAATGCAGTTATCTGTGCCAACTAAAAGATATTGCTTGGAAACTTGGAGAAGCAATAGAGATATTCTTCCTGACTTCATG gTAACGATTTGGATAACAAGTATACTTGAAGAATCggcatacaaaatattaatggaaGAGTTTCAAG AACTCAAAGAAGTGGAAGGGCCGGTATGGGATTTGATCGATCAATTAATAGATAATGTTGTG GTTGTTTGTGAACCCATGACTGTTGTTAGCTCAAGTATAAGTCAGCTATCATTATCATCTATTTCAAAGTCAGTTTCGACTGAAAAACAAagtcttataataaatacacaaagtAAGAGCAATAAAAATGGTATTGGTGCCAACACCGTGGATAACAAATATGAGAATGAATcaataatagattatatattagaCAATATAGCGTACAATGTTGAGGCGCTGGGTACAGATAAAGAAGACagtgtgaataaaaataaaaaagatgcaACATTGCATACTTCCaatgatataattgaaaataattatgagaATGTAACAGATTCTAATGTACCcttagaagaaaataaaacatcgcATCATCATTTTAATAGAAGTGATGTGGATGTTGTTCAGAAATTAGATGTAAATGAGATtgattcgcaaataaataatacaaataacattgACAATGACAGCAAAAACTTAGATGATAGCGATATAACtaaacaaatcaatattatGGCGACTTCAGATGAAGGCTCGAtaggaataataaaaactagCACAGAAGTGGAAAATAACTTAAACGGTgcagataataatatatcgagAAATGGAAGCCAAGAAGAAATGCAGACCACTCCTGATGATagcattaaaaaagtaaaattttctaatttaaatatcg GTGTTAACAGCAGAAAAACAGGCATAAGCGACGATAg CAATAGTATTTATGTTCGTGAGGGTCATTATCATATGCCAATAAACCTCTCCGAAGATGGAAGTATAAAACCTGAATTACACTTAGCTCCACCCAATGACAATTTGCTTA GTGATGCCGATGAGTCATGGCCTGAAAATTTACAATTCCCCGTATTAAAAGCTACCGTTAGCGTCAGTAAGTCTATTATGTCGCTTGGAAACATTTTAGAAAACGAAGAGAAAGAATTAACAACCGATGAAAAAGATAACATTTCGAATGAAGACAGAAAAATATCACTTACTCATACAATACAAGCTGACAAGAACGAGGAAATAGAAGAAGACGATGGAAATATAGTAATTACTGAAACGGAAAAATATACACgggaaaattatacaaatacgaaaaataaacattataaacagAATAATTTCGCGGTAACAACACCATATCATGTTGATGTAGTACAAGAACAAATAGCGAAAATTGATACATTTGAAAAGGAGAATATTGCTGTAAAACTGATTATAGAGCGTATGCCAGTAATTGACATATATCcaaaagaaaattttcattataacagACTAACTCatgaaaaatcaatacaaaCAGAACAAGAAgttatcaacaatatttttaaac AAATCGCCTCAACAGTAGACATTTTACCGAGCTATAAAATCTTTAAGGAATCTAAAGCGATATGCAGTTGTGGTACTTTCATTAAag GATACGATATAAAAGAATCTGAAATTCGAAAATGGTGCCATGGGTTAGAAAATGTGATGCAAAATTTGGAGTTATGGATAGAATGGGTGGAAATTACGTGTAATTACATCATATCGTTCAACCATAAAG TCTATAAAGCTGATAAACGCaaagaagataataaatatatgtggaCCAAGCTGATAATTAACATCGATTTGGATTCTAAAACTTGGAGAAAAATAAGCAAAAGACTTAGAAGAggaattactaattataaaagtttttatgtaaagcCTAGG ACTCAGCGGACCAAATCCTGCAACTACCATCAGCTCCTGCAGATATCACAACTATGCCAGAAGGGAAGAACTTGCATTTGTAAACGGGGCCTCCATGACCTTTGA